The Pseudoalteromonas carrageenovora IAM 12662 DNA window GCGTTGGTGTTTTCATCGCTATCGTTGTACTACTAGTTTTAGTGATCATTGGTGCTAAATCTAAGTTAGTTGCGAGCGGTGACATCATCATCAGCATTAATGGCGACCCAGACAAAGCCATTAAAACATCAGCAGGTAGTAAGCTTTTAGGCGCGCTATCTGAGTCAGGTATTTTCGTATCATCTGCATGTGGTGGCGGTGGCTCTTGTGGTCAGTGTCGTGTTCACATTAAAGAAGGTGGCGGCGATATCTTACCAACTGAACTTGATCACATTTCTAAAGGTGAAGCCCGTGAAGGCTGTCGTTTAGCGTGTCAGGTAAATGTTAAAAACGACATGGAAATTGAACTTGAAGAGTCAATTTTCGGTGTTAAGAAGTGGGATTGTGAAGTTATCTCTAATGATAACAAAGCAACGTTCATTAAAGAACTTAAGCTGCAAATTCCAGATGGCGAGTCAGTGCCTTTCCGTGCGGGTGGTTACATCCAAATAGAAGCACCTGCTCACCACGTTAAATACTCTGAATTTGAAATTCCTGAAGAGTATCGTGGCGATTGGAACCACTTTGGTTTCTTCGACCTGGAGTCAAAAGTAGACGAAGAGACTATTCGTGCTTACTCAATGGCTAACTACCCGGAAGAAGAAGGCATAATCATGCTTAACGTGCGTATCGCTACGCCTCCACCAAGAAACCTTAGCTTGCCTTGTGGTAAAATGTCATCGTACATTTGGTCACTAACAAAAGGCGACAAGGTAACTATTTCTGGTCCGTTTGGTGAGTTCTTCGCTAAAGAAACTGACGCAGAAATGATTTTTGTTGGTGGTGGTGCTGGTATGGCTCCAATGCGTTCACATATCTTTGACCAACTTAAACGTTTGAACTCTAAACGTAAGATGAGCTTTTGGTATGGTGCACGTTCTGAGCGTGAAATGTTCTACGTTGAAGATTTTGACGGCCTAGCGGCTGAAAACCCTAACTTCGTATGGCATACTGCACTTTCAGATCCACAGCCTGAAGATAACTGGGAAGGCTATACAGGCTTTATCCATAACGTGTTATTTGAGAACTATCTTAAAGATCACGAAGCGCCAGAAGATTGTGAGTACTACATGTGTGGTCCTCCAATGATGAACGCGGCAGTTATCACAATGCTTAAAGATTTAGGTGTAGAAGACGAAAATATCTTATTAGATGATTTCGGTGGCTAACACCCATACCAAAACACATTAGTTTTGGTTAAAATACCAGCCTCGTTGCACTTAGTGTTACGAGGCTTTTTTTATTCTTTATTTTATAAGTAGGCTTTCATGAATCGAGTGGGTACATTTCAAAGCTTTATAGCTTTATTTTTAATTACATTGACTTTATTACTCACTGGTTGTGGCGAAAAGCCAGTACCAGAAGGTGTTTTTTTAGAGGGTAGAACAATGGGCACTACTTATCATATTAAGTTTTATGATGAGCAAGCGCAGTTATCATCTAAAGTATTACAAACACAAATAGACGACGTGCTAAAAAATGTAAACCAGTCAATGTCTACTTATATTGACGACTCTGAAATAAACACATTTAACAGGCTTCCTGCAAATCAAGTTATGCCTATCAGTGAAGACTTTAGAGCTGTAATAAGTGAATCAATTCGCTTAGGTAAATCAACCAACACGCTTGATGTAACAATGGGCCCACTTATTGATTTATGGGGTTTTGGCCCTGATAAAAAACCGACTAATCGCCCAAGCGACACTGAACTTACAAAAATGGTCGAAAAAATAGGTGTTGATAAACTTATTTTAAATGAGCAAGGCTTAAGTAAAACTGTTGATGGATTAGAACTGTCATTTTCGGCTACTGCTAAAGGCTATGGTATTGATAAAGTAGCGCAGCTATTAGAAAGCCACAGTATTACTAATTATATGGTTGAGATTGGCGGTGAGCTTCGTATTAGTGGCGAAAAACCTAATAACCAAGATTGGAAAATTGCTATTGAGCAACCAGATGCAAAGCCTGGCGAGCGTAAAGTGCACCGTGTTCTATCGCCTGGCACCAACGGTATTGCTACATCGGGTGATTATCGTATTTTTTATGAGATGGATGGTGAGATTTATACCCATCTAATTGATCCGGTAACAGGTATGCCAATTAAACACGATTTAGTATCGGTTACTGTATTACACCCAAGTGCAATGACTGCTGATGGTCTAGCGACAGCGCTTACTGTAATGGGAATGGATAAAGCACAAGCATATGCTGAGCAACATGATTTACCCGTTTATCTAATAGCTAAATCACAAGAAGGGCTAATAACGTATTCAAGCCCTGCATTTAAGCCATACTTGTAATATAATTAATCTTAATTTAGGTTGGTTTAAGTTTAGAGTAATATTCTAACCTAATTTTTAGAATAGACTTTACTCGCATCTAAATTGTATTTTAGTGTATAATTTAGCAGTCGCTCAAGAATGCTTGAGCATAATTTATTGCTGATCAATAGGGGCTAAGCAATGTCACTTTTTCTTCTTACTTTTGGCTTACTAATTTTAATAGTTTCGGCGATGGCCGTTGGTATGATCGTGCAAAAAAAATCGATGGCAAGTAGCTGTGGTGGTCTAGGCTCTGTAGGTATTGATAAAGCCTGTGATTGTGATGACCCATGCGATAAACGTAAAAACCGCATGGCTAAAGAGCAAGCCTGGAAAGAAAATCAAATTATTTAAATTTGTAAAATAACCATATCAATTTTATTAAAAGCGCTTTTAAAGCGCTTTTTTTGTGCCTGCTATTTGTGTATGCATTTAGCTTCTAAATAAACACAACCTTAATGTATTAGACCAAAGTCTATAAGTTAGTTTTTTTCATCCATTAGGTTTATTTTTCTCGTTTGTCAAATTGGAGCTAACACTCTAAAGTTTAACCATAGACACAGAGCAAGGCTCTAGTCATAAGCTTGAGGCATAAGTTAGCCTCGCTCAAAAGAATCTTTATATTGTGTGTGAAGATGTTGTCAGTGTGAAAGGCAACTCAAGTTCGGTGGTGACTTAGCTTGAGTTGTTTTTATTCCCTACAATTGCCGCGCAGTGTAAACCAAGAATCTTTATATTGTGTGTGAAGATGTTGTCAGTGTGAAAGGCAACTCAAGTTCGGTGGTGACTTAGCTTGAGTTGTTTTTATTCCCTACAATTGCTGCGCAGTGTAAACCAAGAATCTTTATATTGTGTGTGAAGATGTTGTCAGTGTGAAAGGCAACTCAAGTTCGGTGGTGACTTAGCTTGAGTTGTTTTTATTCCCTACAATTGCCACGCAGTGTAAACCAAGAATCTTTATATTGTGTGTGAAGATGTTGTCAGTGTGAAAGGCAACTCAAGTTCGGTGGTGACTTAGCTTGAGTTGTTTTTATTCCCTACAATTGCCGCTCAGTGTAAACCAAGAATCTTTATATTGTGTGTGAAGATGTTGTCAGTGTGAAAGGCGGCTCAATTTCGGTGGTGACTGAATTTGGGCTGTTTTTATTTGTACTCCTTTATTTTTAACCTCATTAATATCCTTATCTCTACTCCTCAAGTCTCTTAAATATCAAATATCTATAAGCTAAACCTTTATTTTCTATTGTGTTATTTTTTATTAACAAAATAGCTTCTAAAGCTTAACTCAAAAAATATGTTTTTTAGTTGAACAGAATATTCTCTTTGTTATACTCACATTCGAACTTTCAGTAAGTTTTGAAAGTTTAATTGATACGGATCAATTTCCACTAGGTCAATTTGTGCTAGGCGGATTTGATTGTATTTAGCACCCGGTTTTAGGGCTTACAACTGCAATGTCTTTTAAGTTTTTCCATTGCAAACTGTATAACTCTCGTTTTGTTATAGTCATTTTAGTAGGTTAATGTCTTTGAACACACTTTCTTTGCAACATACAAATACGGAACTTGCCTCTGGCGAGCCGCAGACGTATGTGCGCTTGAATAAAGCAGGCAAGGGCGTGTGTGTAGCTATAACTTTATTAGTGTTTAATACTGTAATGTTGCTAAGCGGTGCACTAGAGGATGCTTTTAAGCTTGAAGCGCTATTAAGTGATGGGTTTATTGTAGAGCCACTGTTACTTAGTCTTGCGCAATTTTTAGCTCATCCGATCATATCAAGTCAGTTACTAATCGGCCTTTGTTGGTTATTGTTCCATATTTTTCCAGCGCGTCGTGCTGGAATAATCCTCCGTAAAGCAGCCTTTGCTTTTGGCGAGGCTAAAGTTCAGCAACCTGTGATCTCTTCACACGGTTGTCGTGCTCCACCTAGCTTTACAGGTTGTCTGTAAGGCTGCATTTTGTTGCTGGTTTTAATTATTTGTTCTTGCTGTAAATAATTAAAGTTAGCGTATACAAAGTAGCTCTGTGTTTTTAAACACATTCAGCCAACCAACACTCACCCAAGTTAACTTTTATTACGTTATATAAATGCGTTTAGAAAGCTGGGTTTGTTGCTAGGTCATAATTGGCATGAGCTTTAACTTTTGAATAGCCCCCTTATTTTATAATTTAATTCTAGTTAACTTGGGTTTTTATTGAAAAATCGTTGCTTTGGTTTTCATTTAAGCAGCAAATTAAAACTCTAGGTTTGTAGGATACTCCCTTGTTAATTCGTAACCTTTGTAATATTGCTTTAGCTAGTACAGTGCTGGCGTTGTCAGGCTGTAAAGGCGGGATACTCGATCCAAAAGGGCAAATAGGCATTGATGAGAAAAATTTAATCATCATCGCAACCGTGCTTATGTTGCTTGTAGTCGTTCCCGTTATTGTGATGACTTTGTATTTCGCTTGGAAATACAGAGATACTCAAAACCAAGAAATTTATGCGCCCAAATGGGCTCATTCAAATAAAATTGAAGCTGCAGTTTGGGCTGTTCCTATTGTTATTGTGATTATCTTAGGTGTTATTACCTGGGAATCTACCCAAGAGCTAGACCCTTACAAGCCGATTGAAGGTAAAGGTGATCATCTAACTGTTGAAGTAGTGTCATTAAATTGGAAATGGTTATTTATTTACCCAGAGCAAGGTATTGCTACGGTAAACGAATTGGTATTTCCAGCTAATGTACCTGTTGAATATAAAATCACGTCAGAAAGTACAATGAACTCGTTTTTTATTCCTCAGCTTGGCAGCCAAATATACTCAATGGCTGGCATGGAAACCAAGCTTCACTTAATTGCAAATGAACCGGGTACTTTTAAAGGGTTTTCGGCTAATTACAGTGGCGCAGGTTTTACTGGTATGAAATTCAATGCCATTGCTACTCCTACCCAAGCAGATTTTGATAAGTGGGTAATTAGCGTTAAAGCTAATGCTAATAACCTTACTCATGCGAATTATGTTGAGCTTGCAAAAGCAAGCGAAAATAACCCCGTTTCTTATTACGGTAAAGTTGATGACGGCTTATTTCATACCATTGTTATGAAGTATATGCAGGCGCATGGCGATATGAACAAAAAGCACCATGCAATGGGCGAACATGGGCAAATGAGCAAAAAGCATCATGAAATGGTTGAGCACTCAATGCCTTCATCTCACAGCCAAGGCGAGGAATAATAATGTCGTTTTTAGGTAATCTTTCACTCGACGCAATTCCGTTTCATGAGCCAATTCTTGTGTTCACGATGTCGGTTATTGCGATAGCTGGGCTTATTATTGCCGGGCTTATTACAAAGTATAAAAAATGGGGCGTGCTTTGGCGCGACTGGATCACGTCTGTCGATCACAAACGCTTAGGCGTGATGTATATCCTTTTAGCGTTAATAATGCTGTTTCGTGGTTTTTCTGATGCCATAATGATGCGAGCGCAGTTAGCACTTGCTACCAGTGGTGCGCCGGGTTATTTGCCACCAGAGCATTACGACCAAATATTTACCGCTCACGGCGTAATTATGATCATATTTATGGCGATGCCATTTATGATTGGTTTAATGAACATTGTGTTGCCTCTACAAATTGGTGCACGTGATGTTGCATTCCCATTTCT harbors:
- the nqrF gene encoding NADH:ubiquinone reductase (Na(+)-transporting) subunit F; this encodes MDYQIFLGVGVFIAIVVLLVLVIIGAKSKLVASGDIIISINGDPDKAIKTSAGSKLLGALSESGIFVSSACGGGGSCGQCRVHIKEGGGDILPTELDHISKGEAREGCRLACQVNVKNDMEIELEESIFGVKKWDCEVISNDNKATFIKELKLQIPDGESVPFRAGGYIQIEAPAHHVKYSEFEIPEEYRGDWNHFGFFDLESKVDEETIRAYSMANYPEEEGIIMLNVRIATPPPRNLSLPCGKMSSYIWSLTKGDKVTISGPFGEFFAKETDAEMIFVGGGAGMAPMRSHIFDQLKRLNSKRKMSFWYGARSEREMFYVEDFDGLAAENPNFVWHTALSDPQPEDNWEGYTGFIHNVLFENYLKDHEAPEDCEYYMCGPPMMNAAVITMLKDLGVEDENILLDDFGG
- a CDS encoding FAD:protein FMN transferase, which produces MNRVGTFQSFIALFLITLTLLLTGCGEKPVPEGVFLEGRTMGTTYHIKFYDEQAQLSSKVLQTQIDDVLKNVNQSMSTYIDDSEINTFNRLPANQVMPISEDFRAVISESIRLGKSTNTLDVTMGPLIDLWGFGPDKKPTNRPSDTELTKMVEKIGVDKLILNEQGLSKTVDGLELSFSATAKGYGIDKVAQLLESHSITNYMVEIGGELRISGEKPNNQDWKIAIEQPDAKPGERKVHRVLSPGTNGIATSGDYRIFYEMDGEIYTHLIDPVTGMPIKHDLVSVTVLHPSAMTADGLATALTVMGMDKAQAYAEQHDLPVYLIAKSQEGLITYSSPAFKPYL
- the nqrM gene encoding (Na+)-NQR maturation NqrM — encoded protein: MSLFLLTFGLLILIVSAMAVGMIVQKKSMASSCGGLGSVGIDKACDCDDPCDKRKNRMAKEQAWKENQII
- the cyoA gene encoding ubiquinol oxidase subunit II; its protein translation is MLIRNLCNIALASTVLALSGCKGGILDPKGQIGIDEKNLIIIATVLMLLVVVPVIVMTLYFAWKYRDTQNQEIYAPKWAHSNKIEAAVWAVPIVIVIILGVITWESTQELDPYKPIEGKGDHLTVEVVSLNWKWLFIYPEQGIATVNELVFPANVPVEYKITSESTMNSFFIPQLGSQIYSMAGMETKLHLIANEPGTFKGFSANYSGAGFTGMKFNAIATPTQADFDKWVISVKANANNLTHANYVELAKASENNPVSYYGKVDDGLFHTIVMKYMQAHGDMNKKHHAMGEHGQMSKKHHEMVEHSMPSSHSQGEE